Proteins from one Dysgonomonas sp. HDW5A genomic window:
- a CDS encoding SusD/RagB family nutrient-binding outer membrane lipoprotein translates to MKTIIKGLLFATLVFTVSSCKDLEELNIDPNQPATVSTATLMTGAEKSMLDYIYDNWFSGRQALLYSQYWAQRTYTEEDRYQVRESVNNNYFNYLYRVAGNLDNIEKLNTDPATKTAMATYGDNNNQIAAAKILKVWLMQIMADTWGSIPYNEAFKLEEGVLYPKYDDLNTLYYQFIAELDEATAMINEDAAVFTEGDLIYDGDATAWKKFGNSLKCKIALRLSKVDPKWKTYIAEAVSAGVFTSNSDNAVFSYSTSAPNQCYFYKGFFEDGRNDFSVAKPFVDLLKGQADTLNVKTHPWKGVVDPRLPIYTSARGGKYIGLPYGLMSSQMTSAIRNAAPSFYADEPLVVQPNFAISLLSYSEICFILSEYKGFSVPEYKEGVKSSLQYWNTLYTKVMGETAINDSIINDYTQKVSKVVNAETVATQKYIHLYMNGTEAWSEYRRTGYPTTLLKPGEHSYVVGGTVLDFTTLSETKGDIPARVKYPTNESTLNPTGFKDAVAKLTDGSNNYYSKMFWDVRTPSDPHPVNK, encoded by the coding sequence ATGAAAACAATTATAAAAGGTTTACTATTTGCGACTTTAGTCTTTACGGTTAGTTCTTGTAAAGATCTGGAAGAGTTGAATATTGATCCCAACCAACCCGCTACGGTTTCAACAGCTACGTTGATGACGGGAGCCGAAAAGAGTATGTTAGACTATATCTACGATAACTGGTTTAGTGGAAGGCAGGCTTTGTTGTATTCTCAGTATTGGGCACAACGCACCTACACCGAGGAAGACCGTTATCAGGTTCGTGAGAGTGTAAATAATAATTACTTTAATTATTTATATCGTGTAGCCGGTAACTTGGATAATATCGAAAAGTTAAATACCGATCCTGCAACAAAAACAGCAATGGCAACTTATGGAGATAACAATAATCAGATTGCTGCTGCTAAGATATTGAAAGTTTGGTTAATGCAGATTATGGCCGATACCTGGGGTTCTATTCCTTATAATGAGGCGTTTAAATTAGAGGAAGGCGTTCTGTATCCTAAGTATGATGATTTGAATACTTTGTATTATCAATTTATTGCAGAATTGGATGAAGCAACAGCAATGATAAATGAAGATGCAGCAGTATTTACTGAGGGTGATTTGATTTATGATGGGGATGCCACTGCTTGGAAGAAGTTTGGAAATTCATTAAAATGTAAAATAGCTCTTCGTCTGTCAAAAGTTGACCCTAAGTGGAAAACATATATTGCAGAAGCAGTATCGGCGGGAGTTTTTACAAGCAATAGTGATAATGCAGTGTTTAGCTATTCGACATCAGCTCCTAACCAATGTTACTTTTACAAAGGCTTTTTCGAAGATGGAAGAAATGATTTTTCGGTTGCCAAGCCATTTGTTGATTTGTTGAAAGGGCAAGCCGATACGTTGAATGTGAAAACTCACCCATGGAAAGGGGTTGTTGACCCTCGTTTGCCTATCTATACATCAGCCCGTGGTGGAAAGTATATAGGATTACCTTATGGATTAATGAGTTCGCAAATGACATCGGCTATCAGAAATGCAGCACCTAGCTTTTATGCTGACGAGCCTTTGGTTGTACAACCTAATTTTGCTATTTCTTTGCTGTCGTATTCCGAAATATGCTTTATTCTTTCTGAATACAAAGGTTTTTCAGTTCCCGAATATAAAGAAGGGGTTAAATCTTCATTACAATATTGGAATACACTCTATACAAAGGTGATGGGTGAAACTGCTATAAATGATTCTATAATAAACGACTATACTCAAAAAGTGAGTAAGGTTGTTAATGCAGAAACAGTGGCTACTCAAAAGTATATTCATTTATATATGAATGGTACTGAGGCATGGTCTGAATACCGTCGTACAGGATATCCTACGACTTTGTTGAAGCCGGGCGAACATTCGTATGTAGTTGGAGGTACAGTTTTAGATTTCACGACATTATCGGAAACTAAAGGAGACATACCTGCCCGAGTGAAATATCCAACGAATGAAAGTACTCTAAACCCGACAGGGTTTAAAGATGCTGTAGCTAAGCTTACTGATGGAAGTAATAATTACTACAGTAAGATGTTTTGGGATGTGAGAACCCCATCGGATCCGCATCCGGTAAACAAATAA
- the sppA gene encoding signal peptide peptidase SppA, with protein sequence MKDFFKNVLASIVGVLISSFIIGAIVALLFFGFIGILLSSSSETFVLKNNSVLSIRLTGVMKDRVVSNPLLEIFNTGEAKEMALTDILSAIKKAKTNDDIKGIYINSGYFMASSASLTEIRNQLLDFKESGKFIVAYADDYTQGGYFLSTVADKVILNPQGSLNLQGLSVSPTFYKGLLDKIGIEMQIFKVGTYKSAVEPFILDKMSAANKEQVSSYINNIWSTILGNISASRGITVERLNQLTDTLPTFQEGEFDVKNHLVDTLMYESEVREYLKGLLGIDNSKKLNIATVSDMATVPDSQKSKSSDQIAILYAEGSIVSGSKPTDINDRYFIKEIEKLQDDDKIKAVVFRVNSPGGSAYASEQIWKAIEGLKAKKPVVVSMGDYAASGGYYISCNASKIFAQPTTLTGSIGIFGMFPNVEGLTNKVGLSFDNVKTNKFSDYGDITRPMNEQEKAILQQYIERGYKLFLKRCSEGRNIPLDALGKIAEGRVWTGKQALEIGLVDALGGIDDALKEAAVLANLSDYSIREYPKLSSPFEAFFNTQTEDLATRAMKEYLGTDFYLLKTIKDIKDLKEQDFIQARMPYDLQLK encoded by the coding sequence ATGAAAGATTTTTTTAAAAATGTACTGGCTTCAATAGTGGGAGTACTTATTAGTAGCTTTATTATCGGTGCGATTGTAGCATTGTTATTCTTCGGCTTTATAGGAATATTATTAAGTAGTTCATCGGAGACTTTTGTCTTGAAAAATAATTCTGTTTTATCGATTCGTCTGACAGGGGTTATGAAAGACCGTGTTGTCTCCAATCCTTTATTGGAAATCTTTAATACGGGAGAGGCGAAGGAAATGGCTTTGACAGATATTTTGTCAGCAATAAAAAAAGCCAAAACAAATGATGACATAAAAGGTATATATATAAATTCGGGCTATTTTATGGCTTCGAGTGCTTCATTGACTGAGATCAGAAATCAATTATTGGATTTTAAGGAAAGTGGAAAATTTATTGTCGCTTATGCTGACGATTATACGCAAGGAGGCTATTTTCTGTCTACAGTTGCCGATAAGGTAATATTGAACCCGCAAGGTTCATTAAATTTGCAGGGACTTTCGGTCAGCCCTACTTTTTATAAAGGACTGCTTGATAAGATCGGGATCGAGATGCAAATATTTAAAGTCGGGACATACAAGTCCGCAGTAGAGCCTTTTATTTTAGATAAGATGAGCGCTGCCAATAAAGAGCAGGTAAGTTCTTATATAAATAATATTTGGTCAACCATTCTTGGTAATATTTCAGCATCCAGAGGTATTACAGTTGAACGACTTAATCAATTGACCGATACTCTTCCTACATTTCAGGAGGGTGAGTTTGATGTGAAGAATCATTTAGTAGATACTTTAATGTATGAATCCGAGGTCAGAGAGTACCTGAAAGGCTTATTGGGTATTGATAATTCAAAGAAATTAAACATAGCTACAGTCTCCGATATGGCTACAGTGCCGGATTCACAAAAATCGAAATCATCTGATCAGATCGCTATATTATATGCCGAAGGATCTATTGTTAGCGGAAGTAAACCGACAGATATTAATGATAGGTATTTTATAAAAGAAATAGAGAAGTTACAAGACGATGATAAAATAAAGGCAGTTGTTTTCAGGGTAAATTCTCCCGGAGGAAGTGCCTATGCTTCGGAGCAAATATGGAAAGCTATCGAGGGGCTTAAAGCCAAGAAGCCGGTCGTTGTTTCGATGGGTGATTATGCGGCATCAGGAGGGTATTACATTTCATGTAATGCTTCTAAGATATTTGCACAACCCACAACCCTTACAGGCTCAATAGGTATTTTCGGGATGTTTCCGAATGTTGAGGGATTGACAAATAAAGTGGGATTAAGCTTTGATAATGTGAAAACGAATAAGTTTTCGGATTATGGCGATATTACCCGTCCGATGAATGAACAGGAGAAAGCTATTCTTCAACAATATATAGAAAGAGGTTACAAATTGTTTTTAAAACGTTGTTCCGAAGGGCGGAATATTCCATTAGATGCTTTAGGGAAAATAGCGGAAGGCAGAGTGTGGACTGGTAAACAGGCTTTAGAAATAGGCTTAGTTGATGCCCTTGGAGGTATTGATGATGCTCTTAAAGAAGCTGCTGTTTTGGCAAACTTATCAGACTATTCTATTCGTGAATATCCTAAGCTGTCAAGCCCTTTTGAAGCGTTCTTCAATACTCAGACAGAAGATTTGGCAACTCGTGCCATGAAAGAATATCTCGGCACAGACTTCTACTTGCTGAAAACAATTAAAGATATAAAAGACCTCAAGGAGCAAGATTTTATACAGGCGCGGATGCCTTATGATTTGCAGCTGAAATAA
- a CDS encoding purine-nucleoside phosphorylase — MLEKIRETADYIKSKVGHIPQSAIILGTGLGELANAITDKKEIPYTEIPNFPVSTVEGHSGKLIFGKLGDNEVIAMQGRFHYYEGYTMKEVTFPIRVFQALDIKYLFVSNAAGGMNGSFDIADIMLIDDHINLFPEHPLHGKNFNELGTRFPDMSNAYDKDLRRLAMDIAKENNIKLQHGVYVGTQGPTFETPAEYNYFRIIGGDAVGMSTVPEVIVANHAKMKVLAFSIITDLGVIGKIVEVTHEEVQEAAKIAQPKMAFIIQEVIKRLK, encoded by the coding sequence ATGTTAGAGAAAATTCGTGAAACCGCCGATTATATCAAGAGTAAAGTCGGTCATATACCCCAATCAGCTATTATTCTTGGTACAGGTTTAGGTGAGCTAGCCAATGCTATTACCGATAAAAAAGAAATACCATATACTGAAATACCTAATTTTCCTGTGTCGACAGTAGAAGGGCACAGTGGAAAACTTATTTTCGGAAAATTAGGAGATAATGAGGTGATTGCTATGCAAGGTCGTTTTCATTATTACGAAGGATATACGATGAAAGAAGTAACATTCCCTATACGTGTATTTCAAGCATTAGATATAAAATATCTTTTTGTTTCGAATGCAGCAGGAGGAATGAACGGAAGCTTCGATATAGCTGATATTATGCTTATTGATGACCATATCAACCTATTTCCCGAACATCCTTTACACGGAAAGAATTTCAACGAATTGGGAACTCGTTTCCCTGATATGAGCAATGCTTATGATAAAGATCTCCGCAGATTAGCAATGGATATTGCAAAGGAGAACAATATAAAACTACAGCACGGAGTGTATGTAGGTACTCAGGGACCTACATTTGAGACTCCCGCCGAATACAATTATTTCCGGATAATAGGTGGAGATGCTGTAGGTATGTCTACAGTTCCCGAAGTAATTGTGGCTAACCATGCAAAAATGAAAGTACTTGCATTCTCTATTATTACCGATCTGGGAGTGATAGGCAAAATTGTGGAGGTGACTCATGAAGAAGTGCAAGAAGCAGCTAAAATAGCTCAACCTAAAATGGCATTTATCATACAGGAAGTTATCAAAAGACTTAAATAA
- the thiL gene encoding thiamine-phosphate kinase, which translates to MPQRTEIASLGEFGLIKHLTENIKLIHPSSVLGVGDDAAILSYSDNANQKVLVTTDLLLEGIHFDLIYVPLKHLGYKSAVVNFSDIYAMNGQPKQITVSLGVSKRFSVEDLEDFYAGLQLACEQYGVDIVGGDTSASLTGLCISITCIGEGVEGQIVTRDGAKETDLICVSGDLGAAYMGLQLLEREKAVFDGKSDFTPDFSGREYLLERQLKPEARKDIIEALAKENILPTSMMDISDGLSSELIHICRQSKTGCRIYEERLPLDYQTAVMAEEFNLNVTTVALNGGEDYELLFTVPLHLHDKVSKIKGVHVIGHMTNESLGLALETRDSTEIELKAQGWNSLSEE; encoded by the coding sequence ATGCCACAACGTACAGAAATAGCATCATTGGGAGAGTTTGGTTTAATCAAGCATCTCACCGAAAATATAAAACTGATACATCCAAGCTCTGTTTTGGGAGTGGGGGATGATGCGGCAATTCTATCTTATTCGGATAATGCCAACCAAAAAGTATTGGTGACAACCGATCTTTTGCTCGAGGGAATACATTTCGATCTGATATACGTACCCTTGAAACACCTCGGTTACAAATCGGCTGTGGTGAATTTTTCTGACATCTATGCAATGAACGGACAACCTAAACAGATAACCGTATCATTGGGTGTCTCGAAACGTTTTTCTGTAGAAGATTTAGAGGATTTCTATGCAGGACTTCAACTTGCCTGTGAGCAATATGGGGTAGACATTGTGGGAGGTGATACTTCTGCTTCTCTTACGGGATTATGTATATCTATTACATGTATCGGTGAAGGTGTCGAAGGTCAGATTGTGACTCGAGACGGAGCGAAAGAAACTGATCTTATTTGTGTTTCGGGTGATCTGGGTGCTGCCTATATGGGGCTTCAGCTTCTCGAAAGGGAGAAAGCGGTTTTTGATGGTAAAAGCGATTTTACACCTGACTTTTCGGGTCGCGAATATTTGCTTGAAAGACAATTAAAACCCGAAGCCCGTAAAGATATTATAGAAGCTTTGGCGAAAGAAAATATTTTACCGACTTCAATGATGGATATATCCGATGGGTTGTCTTCGGAACTTATTCATATATGCAGACAAAGTAAAACAGGTTGCCGAATTTATGAAGAAAGGCTTCCTCTTGATTACCAGACCGCTGTAATGGCCGAAGAGTTTAACTTAAATGTAACCACTGTTGCACTTAATGGTGGTGAAGACTATGAGCTTTTATTCACTGTACCTCTTCATCTGCACGATAAAGTATCTAAGATAAAAGGAGTACATGTAATAGGTCATATGACGAATGAATCTCTAGGGTTAGCTTTAGAAACAAGAGACAGTACAGAAATTGAGCTAAAGGCTCAAGGATGGAACTCTTTAAGTGAAGAATAA
- the lpxK gene encoding tetraacyldisaccharide 4'-kinase translates to MSQNTLHIKKWLLPLSWLYGFVVFIRNKMFDWKILKQKSYDIPVICVGNITVGGTGKTPHTEHLIELLQSDHRVAVLSRGYKRKSKGFVLACKDSTVDQIGDEPYQIKGKFPEIIVAVDSERQRGIETLLALPEDKRPDVILLDDAFQHRYVKPSFTILLTDYNRLMTKDKLLPAGRLREPVYYAEKANVVIVTKCPDGITPLDLRLLAKEIQVYPYQDLFYTSFRYGSLTPVFAENKEELSLKKLQNKDVLIVAGIANPRPFFRKVKRYVKQAETIQYPDHYQFTSKDILDIKSRLASMGDREKVIIVTEKDAARLLSMDNVDDEIKSIVYYLPIRVSFVNEEDKKLFNNKIVDHVRENS, encoded by the coding sequence ATGTCTCAAAATACCCTACATATAAAAAAGTGGTTACTGCCTCTGTCGTGGCTGTATGGCTTTGTCGTGTTTATTCGAAATAAAATGTTTGACTGGAAGATACTCAAACAGAAGAGTTATGATATACCCGTTATTTGTGTAGGTAACATAACTGTCGGAGGCACAGGTAAAACGCCACATACTGAACACTTAATAGAACTCTTACAATCGGATCACCGTGTGGCGGTGCTTAGTAGGGGATATAAACGAAAAAGCAAGGGGTTTGTATTGGCCTGCAAAGATTCGACTGTAGATCAAATCGGCGATGAGCCTTATCAGATAAAAGGGAAATTTCCAGAAATAATTGTTGCCGTAGACAGCGAAAGGCAGCGAGGAATTGAGACTCTTCTGGCTCTGCCCGAAGATAAAAGGCCGGATGTTATTCTCTTGGATGATGCCTTTCAGCACCGATATGTAAAACCGTCGTTTACTATACTGCTCACCGATTATAATCGGTTGATGACTAAAGATAAATTACTGCCCGCAGGTCGTTTGCGAGAGCCTGTGTATTATGCAGAAAAAGCCAATGTGGTTATTGTGACGAAGTGTCCGGATGGTATTACCCCACTTGATTTAAGATTGTTGGCTAAAGAGATTCAGGTATATCCTTATCAGGATTTATTTTACACATCTTTTCGATATGGTTCGCTGACTCCTGTTTTTGCCGAAAATAAAGAAGAGCTTTCTTTAAAGAAATTGCAGAATAAAGATGTACTTATTGTAGCCGGTATAGCTAATCCTCGACCTTTTTTCAGAAAAGTAAAGCGCTATGTGAAGCAAGCCGAAACGATACAATACCCGGACCATTATCAGTTTACCTCGAAAGATATTTTAGATATAAAATCTCGTCTCGCCTCTATGGGAGACAGGGAGAAAGTAATTATTGTTACAGAAAAAGATGCAGCACGTTTGTTGTCTATGGATAATGTCGACGACGAAATCAAGTCAATTGTATATTATCTGCCTATTCGTGTGAGCTTTGTAAATGAAGAAGATAAAAAACTATTTAATAATAAAATCGTAGATCATGTTAGAGAAAATTCGTGA